A single genomic interval of Mycolicibacterium holsaticum DSM 44478 = JCM 12374 harbors:
- a CDS encoding esterase family protein: protein MSFIDKIRGPWARRFAVAAVTAAVLPGVVGLTGNSATAGAFSRPGLPVEYLMVPSPSMGRDIKVQFQPGGPHAVYMLDGLRARDDYNGWDMETQAFEWYYDSGLAVVMPVGGQSSFYSDWYRPACGNNGCQTYKWETFLTNELPQWLSANRGISTTGNAAVGLSMSGNSAIILSVYHPDQFIYAGALSAFLNPSEGQWPFLINMAMGDAGGFKANDMWGPTEDPNSAWKRNDPMVQIPKIVANGTRLWVYCGNGTPNELGGANLPAEFLEGLTIRTNITFRDNYIAAGGNNGVFNFPPYGTHSWEYWGQQLQAMKPDLQSHLGAA from the coding sequence ATGAGCTTCATTGACAAGATCCGTGGCCCCTGGGCCCGTCGATTTGCGGTGGCCGCCGTAACTGCGGCTGTGCTGCCCGGCGTGGTCGGCCTCACCGGAAACTCCGCCACCGCTGGGGCATTCTCCCGGCCGGGCTTGCCGGTCGAATATCTGATGGTGCCGTCACCATCGATGGGGCGGGACATCAAGGTCCAGTTCCAGCCCGGCGGACCGCATGCGGTGTACATGCTCGACGGTCTGCGCGCCCGCGACGACTACAACGGTTGGGACATGGAGACCCAGGCGTTCGAGTGGTACTACGACTCGGGCCTCGCGGTCGTCATGCCGGTCGGCGGGCAGTCCAGCTTCTACAGCGACTGGTACCGCCCGGCCTGCGGTAACAACGGCTGCCAGACCTACAAGTGGGAAACCTTCCTGACCAATGAGCTGCCGCAGTGGCTGTCGGCCAACCGGGGCATCTCGACCACCGGCAACGCCGCAGTCGGGCTGTCGATGTCGGGCAACTCGGCGATCATCCTCTCGGTCTACCACCCCGACCAGTTCATCTACGCCGGGGCGTTGTCGGCGTTCCTCAACCCGTCCGAGGGGCAGTGGCCGTTCCTGATCAACATGGCGATGGGCGACGCCGGTGGCTTCAAGGCCAACGACATGTGGGGCCCCACCGAAGATCCCAACAGCGCGTGGAAGCGCAACGACCCGATGGTGCAGATCCCCAAGATCGTCGCCAACGGCACCCGGCTCTGGGTGTACTGCGGTAACGGCACCCCCAACGAGCTGGGCGGCGCGAACCTGCCTGCCGAGTTCCTCGAGGGTTTGACGATCCGTACCAACATCACGTTCCGCGACAACTACATCGCCGCGGGCGGCAACAACGGCGTCTTCAACTTCCCGCCGTACGGCACCCACAGCTGGGAGTACTGGGGTCAGCAGCTGCAGGCGATGAAGCCTGACCTGCAGAGCCACCTCGGCGCCGCCTAG
- a CDS encoding TetR/AcrR family transcriptional regulator: MAKERAPRLSVDSWIETGYTILAEEGIKALKLDRLCERVGATKGSFYWHFADMASYRAALVQAWGELRDEDRRFFAEAGDMPPRARLSQMMTSLLTARHWTLERAMREWARTDPAVAASVRASDQRVVDAVRQAFLDYGFDPEEADLRANATFAAGIGFLHLSGRQPSPRAADQRERFLEIMLRS; encoded by the coding sequence ATGGCAAAGGAGCGCGCGCCGCGGCTGTCGGTGGACAGCTGGATCGAGACCGGCTACACGATCCTGGCCGAAGAAGGGATCAAGGCGCTGAAGCTGGACCGGTTGTGCGAGCGTGTCGGGGCCACGAAAGGCAGCTTCTACTGGCATTTCGCGGATATGGCCAGCTATCGCGCAGCGCTGGTGCAAGCGTGGGGCGAGTTGCGCGACGAGGACCGCCGGTTCTTCGCCGAGGCCGGCGACATGCCGCCGCGGGCACGGCTCTCGCAAATGATGACGTCACTGCTGACAGCGCGGCACTGGACGCTGGAGCGGGCCATGCGGGAGTGGGCCCGCACCGACCCGGCGGTGGCGGCCAGTGTGCGCGCATCTGATCAGCGTGTGGTGGACGCGGTGCGCCAGGCGTTTCTCGACTACGGGTTCGATCCCGAAGAAGCCGACCTGCGCGCCAACGCCACCTTCGCCGCCGGTATCGGGTTTCTGCACCTGTCCGGTCGCCAGCCCAGCCCCCGGGCCGCCGACCAGCGGGAACGGTTCCTCGAAATCATGTTGCGGAGTTGA
- a CDS encoding acyl-CoA dehydrogenase has product MPPVSAADAITSDFVAKLADRAGEAERLRRLPAQTVSEFTSSGFTELLVPARFGGEQAAFPSILDPVRRMAHGCASSAWTIGFYALHNWMLALFDERAQQEAFATRPFLAPAPLAPTGRGVPAPGGVRLTGRWSWATGVMDGNWIIVGALCGPDDAIYPALALLPIDAVTIEDVWHTDGMRATGSNDVLIADAFVPEHRLVRVVDIYTGTAPGAALHDADTYRWPMVPALALLAAMPALGSAERAAEIYAARLSERVLAYEGLVQKDKPIAQARLAEAEVRLRALRALLADTVGEIQAAVAAGDEIARPKRAAARLAAAHIVAESRAVVGLLLEASGASAHFVDNPLQRIRRDVDVIAGHVVFDYDTSRELAGALRLGMKVSRTAMV; this is encoded by the coding sequence ATGCCACCGGTTTCCGCCGCCGACGCCATCACCAGCGACTTCGTCGCCAAACTCGCCGACCGCGCCGGGGAGGCCGAGCGGCTGCGGCGGCTGCCCGCGCAGACGGTCAGCGAGTTCACCTCGTCGGGATTCACCGAGTTGCTGGTGCCCGCGCGCTTCGGCGGCGAACAAGCGGCGTTTCCGTCGATCCTGGACCCGGTCCGGCGGATGGCGCACGGATGCGCCTCGAGCGCGTGGACGATCGGCTTCTACGCCCTGCACAACTGGATGCTGGCGCTGTTCGACGAGCGCGCGCAACAGGAGGCCTTCGCGACGCGCCCGTTCCTGGCGCCCGCTCCCCTGGCCCCCACCGGACGCGGCGTGCCCGCGCCAGGGGGCGTGCGCCTGACCGGCCGATGGTCGTGGGCGACAGGCGTGATGGACGGCAACTGGATCATCGTCGGCGCACTGTGCGGACCCGACGACGCGATCTATCCCGCGCTGGCGCTGCTGCCCATCGATGCGGTGACCATCGAGGACGTCTGGCACACCGACGGCATGCGCGCCACCGGCTCCAATGACGTTCTGATCGCCGACGCGTTCGTGCCCGAGCACCGCCTCGTGCGGGTGGTCGACATCTACACCGGCACCGCACCCGGCGCCGCCCTGCACGACGCCGACACCTACCGGTGGCCCATGGTGCCCGCGCTGGCCCTGCTGGCGGCGATGCCCGCACTGGGCAGCGCCGAACGTGCCGCCGAGATCTACGCCGCGCGGCTGTCGGAACGCGTGTTGGCCTACGAGGGCCTGGTGCAGAAGGACAAGCCGATCGCGCAGGCCCGCCTCGCCGAGGCCGAGGTGCGGTTGCGCGCACTGCGCGCGCTGCTGGCCGACACGGTCGGCGAGATCCAGGCCGCCGTCGCCGCCGGCGACGAGATCGCGCGACCGAAGCGGGCAGCGGCGCGCCTGGCCGCCGCGCACATCGTGGCCGAATCGCGGGCGGTGGTCGGCCTGCTCCTGGAGGCGTCGGGCGCCAGCGCCCACTTCGTCGACAACCCGCTGCAGCGCATCCGTCGCGACGTCGACGTGATCGCTGGACACGTGGTGTTCGACTATGACACCAGCCGCGAACTCGCCGGGGCCCTCAGACTTGGTATGAAAGTGTCACGCACCGCAATGGTCTAA
- a CDS encoding nitroreductase/quinone reductase family protein has product MSDDLRDRITKLFQKNVANRLTRLLPFQTMLETTGRKTGEPRRTPLGGSRVGDEFWFVSEFGEKSHYIRNIKANPNVRVRLNGRWHNGVAHLMPDDDPHERLRSLPQFNSMGVRTFGTNLLTVRVDLTD; this is encoded by the coding sequence ATGTCTGATGACCTACGCGACCGGATCACCAAACTGTTCCAGAAGAACGTCGCCAACCGGTTGACCCGACTGCTGCCCTTCCAAACCATGCTGGAGACCACCGGACGCAAGACCGGTGAGCCGCGGCGCACCCCGTTGGGCGGCAGTCGGGTCGGCGACGAGTTCTGGTTCGTCTCGGAGTTCGGCGAGAAGTCGCACTACATCCGCAACATCAAAGCCAACCCCAACGTGCGGGTGCGGCTGAATGGCCGCTGGCACAACGGCGTTGCGCACCTGATGCCCGACGACGACCCGCATGAGCGGCTGCGGTCGCTGCCCCAGTTCAACAGCATGGGCGTGCGCACGTTCGGCACGAACCTGCTCACCGTGCGCGTCGACCTGACCGATTGA
- a CDS encoding homogentisate 1,2-dioxygenase, producing MESFVHLRKGRTPRRLHADLDGLKDDELGRGGFTGRTANMYRRNDPTAYRSNGPLRPLDVLSSELKPSDATDAAGGPLLLFSNPDCRVSLSRRAEAMPFYTRHVDGDLLCFVHAGSGLLETEFGPLAYRSGDWVYLPKACTWRHVPDAETTMLMVEATDEFRVPPPGQLGRHFPFDPSQATLPEPAPMDDGAGPTVDGQYEVRLIHPSVPGGPTSLFYQHHPIDVEGWRGDNFAFTFNIEDYNVVTSDSVHLPPTVHLFMEATGVYVMNFLPKPAESVPGTERTPWYHRNVDYDEIAFFHGGSLYGTPMPPGLISHAPQGVHHGAPEKARERARRKFDDYDRVDWSVIAVDTRRRLVPSAEVLANDLGQH from the coding sequence ATGGAATCATTCGTCCACCTGCGCAAAGGCCGAACACCGCGGCGGTTGCACGCCGACCTGGACGGGCTGAAGGACGACGAGCTCGGCCGTGGCGGGTTCACCGGCCGCACGGCGAACATGTATCGCCGCAACGATCCCACCGCCTACCGCAGCAACGGGCCGCTGCGACCCCTCGACGTGCTGTCCAGCGAGCTCAAACCCAGCGACGCCACCGACGCGGCGGGCGGGCCGCTGCTGTTGTTCTCCAACCCCGACTGCCGGGTCTCGCTGAGCCGGCGCGCCGAGGCCATGCCGTTCTACACCCGCCACGTCGACGGCGATCTGCTGTGCTTCGTGCACGCCGGAAGCGGGCTGCTGGAGACCGAGTTCGGGCCGCTGGCCTATCGCAGCGGCGACTGGGTGTATCTGCCCAAGGCGTGCACATGGCGGCACGTCCCCGACGCCGAGACCACCATGCTGATGGTGGAGGCCACCGACGAATTCCGCGTCCCGCCACCGGGTCAGCTCGGACGTCACTTTCCGTTCGACCCATCCCAGGCCACTCTCCCCGAGCCCGCGCCGATGGACGACGGGGCCGGCCCGACGGTCGACGGCCAGTACGAGGTTCGGCTGATCCACCCGTCAGTTCCCGGCGGCCCGACATCGCTTTTCTACCAACATCATCCGATCGACGTCGAAGGGTGGCGCGGTGACAACTTCGCGTTCACCTTCAACATCGAGGACTACAACGTGGTCACCTCCGACAGCGTGCACCTGCCGCCGACCGTGCATCTGTTCATGGAGGCCACCGGTGTCTACGTGATGAACTTCCTGCCCAAACCGGCCGAGAGCGTGCCAGGCACCGAACGCACGCCGTGGTATCACCGCAACGTCGACTACGACGAGATCGCGTTCTTCCACGGCGGGTCGCTGTACGGTACCCCGATGCCGCCGGGGCTGATTTCGCATGCGCCACAAGGTGTTCACCACGGCGCGCCAGAGAAGGCCCGCGAACGCGCGCGGCGCAAGTTCGACGACTACGACAGGGTGGACTGGTCGGTGATCGCCGTGGATACCAGGCGCCGGCTGGTCCCGTCGGCCGAAGTTCTCGCCAACGACCTCGGGCAGCACTGA
- a CDS encoding alpha/beta hydrolase family protein, with amino-acid sequence MTTAVKHEYDRIPYLVAYQNTSGVRDVYGGVAELVVLESHLLRPKDKPSDTVLVFMHPIGGGAYLPMMNALARAGHHVIYCNSRFRGTDSALLMEKVIEDLGECIKDAKNRLGYEKVVLAGWSGGGSLSVFYQQQAQHPTVTASPSGDGPDLTKLGLIPADGLMLLAAHISRHGTMTEWLDASILDESDPSKRDPELDLYNPDNPNQPPYTEEFLARYRQAQIDRNRRITKWVKEKLAELKAAGRPDDEFAFVVHGTMADPRWLDPAVDPNERKPGTCYLGDPQVVNNSPVGLARFCTLRSWLSQWSYDDANGDAVQCGPDVAVPTLVIGNLADDACTPSHTHRLYEAIGHHDKEMHEIPGANHYYAGADQRDKLREAVGVVTDWLHRHGFSL; translated from the coding sequence ATGACGACCGCCGTGAAGCACGAGTATGACCGCATCCCCTATCTCGTTGCCTACCAGAACACTTCGGGTGTACGTGACGTCTACGGTGGTGTGGCGGAGCTGGTGGTGCTGGAAAGCCACCTGCTGCGACCCAAGGACAAGCCTTCCGACACCGTGCTGGTGTTCATGCACCCGATCGGCGGCGGCGCGTACCTGCCGATGATGAACGCGTTGGCTCGCGCCGGTCACCACGTCATCTACTGCAACAGCCGGTTCCGCGGCACCGACTCGGCGCTGCTGATGGAAAAGGTCATCGAGGACCTCGGCGAGTGCATCAAGGATGCCAAGAACCGGCTGGGCTACGAGAAGGTGGTGCTGGCCGGCTGGAGCGGCGGCGGTTCGCTGTCGGTTTTCTACCAGCAGCAGGCCCAGCACCCCACGGTGACGGCCAGCCCGTCAGGTGACGGTCCTGACCTGACGAAGCTCGGCCTGATCCCCGCCGACGGGCTGATGCTGCTGGCCGCCCATATCAGCCGCCACGGCACCATGACCGAGTGGCTCGACGCGTCGATCCTCGACGAGTCCGATCCATCCAAGCGCGATCCAGAACTGGACCTGTACAACCCGGACAACCCGAACCAACCGCCCTACACCGAGGAGTTCCTGGCCCGCTACCGGCAGGCGCAGATCGACCGCAACCGTCGAATCACCAAGTGGGTCAAAGAAAAACTCGCCGAGCTCAAGGCGGCCGGGCGGCCCGATGACGAGTTCGCGTTCGTCGTGCACGGCACCATGGCAGACCCGCGCTGGCTGGACCCGGCCGTCGACCCCAACGAACGCAAACCCGGAACCTGCTACCTGGGTGACCCGCAGGTGGTGAACAACTCCCCCGTCGGCCTGGCCCGGTTCTGCACCCTGCGCAGCTGGCTGTCGCAGTGGAGCTACGACGACGCCAACGGCGACGCCGTGCAGTGCGGGCCCGACGTCGCGGTGCCGACGCTGGTCATCGGCAACCTCGCCGACGACGCCTGCACACCGAGCCACACCCACAGGCTCTACGAGGCGATCGGGCATCATGACAAGGAGATGCACGAGATCCCGGGCGCGAACCACTACTACGCCGGCGCCGACCAGCGCGACAAGCTGCGCGAGGCGGTCGGCGTCGTGACCGACTGGCTGCACAGGCACGGCTTCTCGCTATGA
- a CDS encoding CaiB/BaiF CoA transferase family protein — MSVTGPLYGIRVIEVGTLISGPFAGRLLGDMGAEVVKIEPPGAPDPLRTWGQAELDGHHFFWTVHARNKKAVTLNLRVPAGRALFLDLVERSDVIVENFRPGTLEKWDLGYDVLRERNRGIILVRVSGYGQTGPEAHKAGYASVAEAASGLRHMNGFPGGPPPRLALSLGDSLAGMFAAQGALAALYRRSVTGEGQVVDAALTEACLAVQESTIPDYDVGGVVRGPSGTRLEGIAPSNIYRSADGSWVVIAANQDTVFRRLCAAMGRPELATDDRFADHGARGRNQDELDKIIGDWAADRAPQDIIETLSAAGVIAGPINTVAEVVEDPQLRARGMLVEHWDERVERSVLGPGVVPVLSQTPGTVRSAGPAAPGQHNDEIYRGLLGKSADELDALRSEGVL; from the coding sequence ATGAGCGTGACTGGTCCGCTGTACGGCATCCGCGTCATCGAGGTCGGCACGCTGATCTCCGGGCCGTTCGCCGGGCGCCTGCTCGGCGACATGGGCGCCGAGGTGGTCAAAATCGAACCGCCGGGCGCGCCGGACCCACTGCGCACCTGGGGACAGGCCGAGCTCGACGGGCACCACTTCTTCTGGACGGTGCACGCGCGCAACAAGAAAGCGGTGACGCTGAACCTGCGGGTGCCGGCCGGCCGGGCGCTGTTTCTCGACCTGGTCGAGCGCTCCGACGTCATCGTGGAGAATTTCCGGCCCGGCACGCTGGAGAAGTGGGACCTCGGCTACGACGTCCTGCGCGAACGTAACCGCGGCATCATCCTGGTCCGCGTCTCCGGCTACGGGCAGACCGGTCCCGAAGCCCACAAGGCCGGCTACGCCTCGGTGGCCGAGGCGGCCAGCGGCCTGCGGCACATGAACGGCTTTCCCGGCGGTCCGCCGCCGCGGCTGGCGCTCTCGCTCGGTGACAGCCTGGCGGGCATGTTCGCCGCGCAGGGCGCGCTGGCCGCGCTGTACCGCCGCTCGGTCACCGGCGAAGGCCAGGTCGTCGATGCCGCGCTGACCGAGGCGTGTCTGGCCGTTCAGGAATCCACCATCCCCGACTACGACGTCGGCGGCGTGGTGCGTGGCCCGTCGGGGACCCGGCTGGAGGGCATCGCGCCGTCGAACATCTACCGCAGCGCCGACGGCAGCTGGGTCGTGATTGCCGCGAACCAGGACACCGTGTTCCGCCGGCTGTGCGCGGCGATGGGCCGTCCCGAACTGGCCACCGACGACCGGTTCGCCGACCACGGGGCCCGCGGCCGCAACCAGGACGAGCTGGACAAGATCATCGGCGACTGGGCGGCGGACAGAGCACCCCAGGACATCATCGAAACCCTCAGCGCGGCAGGGGTGATCGCCGGACCCATCAACACCGTCGCCGAGGTTGTCGAGGACCCGCAGCTGCGGGCGCGCGGAATGCTGGTCGAGCACTGGGACGAACGGGTCGAGCGTTCCGTGCTGGGGCCCGGCGTGGTGCCGGTGCTGTCGCAGACCCCGGGCACCGTGCGCAGCGCCGGCCCGGCCGCCCCCGGTCAGCACAACGACGAGATCTACCGCGGCCTGCTGGGTAAGTCCGCCGACGAACTCGACGCGCTGCGGTCGGAAGGAGTGCTGTGA
- a CDS encoding hydroxymethylglutaryl-CoA lyase, producing the protein MSKLPAHVDIRDVSLRDGLQIEAPIPLAAKLELLAAVAATGVREMEATAFVSPTKVPALADAAELAAELHNFPGIEFSALVASPNGAKRAIAAGLSSIEYVVSAADGHSRANVGRSTAEATAQISEIVAIAHDSAVSVEVIIATAWDCPFDGPTPPQRVVDIVSAAGEAGVDRLAIADTIGTTTPRRVSELIDRIRPLVGDRPLGAHFHNTRGAGLASAYAAVSAGVSRLDASSGGLGGCPFAPGASGNIATEDLVYLLRDSGIHVDIDLPAAIAAAGVAQRVVGHELPSSLLRAGDRILG; encoded by the coding sequence GTGAGCAAGCTACCTGCACATGTCGACATCCGCGACGTCTCACTGCGCGACGGCCTGCAAATCGAAGCACCGATTCCGTTGGCGGCCAAGCTCGAACTGCTGGCCGCCGTGGCAGCGACCGGTGTCCGGGAAATGGAGGCCACGGCGTTCGTGTCGCCGACCAAAGTCCCCGCGCTGGCGGATGCGGCCGAACTCGCCGCGGAGTTGCACAACTTCCCCGGCATCGAGTTCTCCGCCCTGGTCGCCAGCCCCAACGGCGCCAAGCGGGCGATCGCGGCCGGGCTGTCGTCCATCGAATACGTGGTGTCAGCTGCCGACGGGCACAGCCGCGCCAACGTCGGACGCAGTACGGCCGAGGCCACCGCGCAGATTTCGGAGATCGTCGCGATCGCCCACGACAGCGCGGTGTCCGTCGAGGTCATCATCGCCACCGCGTGGGACTGCCCGTTCGACGGTCCGACCCCGCCGCAGCGCGTCGTCGACATCGTCAGCGCGGCCGGCGAAGCCGGGGTGGATCGGCTTGCGATCGCCGACACCATCGGCACCACCACCCCGCGGCGGGTCAGCGAGCTCATCGACCGGATCCGCCCCCTGGTCGGTGACCGCCCCCTCGGCGCGCACTTCCACAACACCCGCGGCGCCGGGCTGGCCAGCGCGTACGCCGCCGTCAGCGCCGGGGTGAGCAGGCTCGACGCGTCCTCCGGCGGGCTCGGCGGCTGCCCCTTCGCCCCTGGCGCGAGCGGGAACATCGCCACCGAGGATCTGGTGTACCTGTTGCGCGACAGCGGGATCCACGTCGACATCGACCTGCCGGCCGCGATCGCCGCCGCGGGTGTGGCGCAGCGCGTCGTCGGCCATGAGCTGCCCAGCTCCCTGCTGCGCGCCGGCGACCGGATACTGGGCTGA
- a CDS encoding TetR/AcrR family transcriptional regulator, with protein MPTGPSATLSAKGRQTREAIELAARKLFAERGFHGTTLSDITSAAGKSPAVFYRYFTDKEDLLATLAESFLHDVVAPSGSTLALPESPDDDAFFRSVVTGYWNMFKQNIGIMIAVAQLAATQPRFAVVQNEFRRLGMDIVAASVRRAQTQGYGEDLNPEHTAAAIALLFENFTTVFVGTSGLDLEIGDEDAIATLSKIWKKTLYGT; from the coding sequence GTGCCCACGGGACCGTCTGCCACGCTCAGCGCCAAGGGCCGCCAGACGCGCGAGGCCATCGAGCTGGCGGCCCGGAAGTTGTTCGCCGAACGCGGGTTTCACGGCACGACGCTGAGCGATATCACGTCGGCGGCAGGCAAGTCACCGGCGGTGTTCTACCGCTACTTCACCGACAAGGAAGACCTGTTGGCCACGCTGGCCGAGTCTTTCCTGCATGACGTGGTGGCCCCGTCGGGGTCCACCCTGGCGCTGCCCGAATCACCGGATGACGACGCGTTCTTCCGCTCCGTGGTGACCGGCTACTGGAACATGTTCAAGCAGAACATCGGCATCATGATCGCGGTGGCCCAGCTGGCCGCCACCCAGCCGCGGTTCGCCGTCGTGCAGAACGAGTTTCGCCGGCTCGGGATGGACATCGTCGCCGCCTCCGTGCGGCGCGCCCAAACGCAGGGCTACGGCGAGGACCTCAACCCCGAACACACCGCCGCGGCCATCGCGCTGCTGTTCGAGAACTTCACCACCGTCTTCGTCGGCACATCGGGTCTGGACCTCGAGATCGGCGACGAGGACGCGATCGCCACCCTGTCGAAGATCTGGAAGAAGACGCTGTATGGCACCTAG
- a CDS encoding acyl-CoA dehydrogenase family protein encodes MDFTLPHHLQTLLDEMDAFIEAEIKPLEREHIQYFDHRREHARTDWDNGGIPRREWEDLLSEMRRRADKAGWLRYGLPSQFGGRDGTNLDMAVIREHLAHKGLGLHNDLQDESSIVGNFPQVIMMDRFGTEDQKRDWTDALITGERSMAFGLTEPNHGSDATWMETRAVRDGDSWIINGAKRFNTGVHRATHDLVFARTSGEDGQGRGITAFLVPTDTPGFTVPYYWWTFNMPTDHGEVELKDVRVPGDAVLGEVDRGLEVGQTFLHENRIRQAASSLGAAQYCIDRAVAYASERKVFGKPLSVNQAVQWPLVELQTEAQMVRLLVRYAATELDRNHHMEVSDKVSMANYRANRLVCEAADRAMQVFGGVGYSRHEPFEHIYRHHRRYRITEGAEEIQIRRVAQRLFGFGKR; translated from the coding sequence GTGGATTTCACCCTCCCCCACCACCTTCAGACGCTGCTCGACGAGATGGATGCGTTCATCGAGGCCGAGATCAAGCCGCTGGAACGCGAGCACATCCAGTACTTCGACCATCGCCGCGAGCACGCGCGCACCGACTGGGACAACGGCGGCATCCCCAGGCGCGAGTGGGAGGACCTGCTTTCTGAGATGCGGCGCCGCGCCGACAAGGCCGGCTGGTTGCGCTACGGCCTGCCCTCGCAGTTCGGCGGCCGCGACGGCACCAATCTGGACATGGCGGTGATCCGGGAACATCTGGCGCACAAGGGGCTTGGGCTGCACAACGACCTACAGGACGAGTCGTCGATCGTCGGCAACTTCCCGCAGGTCATCATGATGGATCGGTTCGGCACCGAGGACCAGAAGAGGGACTGGACCGACGCATTGATCACCGGTGAGCGGTCGATGGCGTTCGGGCTCACCGAGCCGAACCACGGCTCGGACGCCACCTGGATGGAAACCCGCGCGGTGCGCGACGGTGACAGCTGGATCATCAACGGCGCCAAGCGGTTCAACACCGGTGTCCATCGCGCCACCCACGACCTGGTGTTCGCCCGCACCTCGGGTGAAGACGGTCAGGGGCGCGGCATCACGGCGTTCCTCGTCCCGACCGACACACCGGGCTTCACCGTGCCGTACTACTGGTGGACGTTCAACATGCCGACCGACCACGGCGAGGTCGAGCTCAAGGATGTCCGCGTGCCCGGCGACGCCGTACTCGGCGAGGTGGACCGGGGACTGGAAGTCGGTCAGACGTTCTTGCACGAGAACAGGATTCGGCAGGCCGCCAGCAGCCTGGGCGCCGCCCAGTACTGCATCGACCGGGCGGTGGCCTACGCCAGCGAGCGCAAGGTCTTCGGCAAACCGCTTTCGGTGAACCAGGCGGTGCAGTGGCCGCTGGTCGAGCTGCAGACCGAGGCGCAGATGGTGCGGCTGCTGGTCCGCTACGCCGCCACCGAGTTGGACCGCAACCACCACATGGAGGTGTCCGACAAGGTGTCGATGGCCAACTACCGCGCCAACCGGCTGGTGTGCGAGGCCGCCGACCGTGCGATGCAGGTGTTCGGCGGCGTCGGTTACAGCAGGCACGAGCCGTTCGAACACATCTACCGGCATCATCGCCGCTACCGCATCACCGAGGGCGCCGAGGAGATCCAGATCCGCCGGGTTGCCCAGCGGCTGTTCGGATTCGGTAAGCGTTGA
- a CDS encoding phosphotransferase family protein yields MSAKLAGALAEVLAPVLGTGVVVENLHPLTGGASRTTWAFDAVTDRRRALILRTGPPDDVHASMELEAAVQQRAAAAGAPVPHILAADNSAAGLGNPYLICDAIGGETIVRRIYRTLDDAGRERLLNQCAHALAAIHRADYQDIGVPPSDQLSEWRDRLDEMGDTTATFEWAFRWLERNRPAPTPQVLVHGDFRMGNLIVDDDGLAAVLDWELVHVGEIYEDLAWFCIRAWRFGAPEERGAGGLGSVESLLCAYESAAGVTLDRDTFRWWLTVATLRWGVICRYQAERHLSGMTESVELAAIGRRVSETEWDVLDLLEGGGPR; encoded by the coding sequence TTGAGCGCGAAGCTGGCCGGCGCACTGGCCGAGGTGCTCGCGCCGGTGCTCGGCACCGGCGTCGTCGTCGAGAACCTGCACCCGCTGACCGGCGGAGCCAGCCGCACGACATGGGCGTTCGACGCGGTCACCGACCGCCGCCGGGCCCTGATCCTGCGCACCGGACCACCCGATGACGTGCACGCCAGCATGGAGTTGGAAGCCGCTGTTCAACAGCGGGCCGCGGCCGCGGGAGCGCCGGTGCCGCACATTCTGGCCGCCGACAACTCCGCTGCGGGGCTGGGCAATCCCTACCTGATCTGCGACGCCATCGGCGGCGAGACGATCGTGCGCAGGATCTACCGCACTCTGGACGACGCCGGACGCGAGCGGCTGCTGAACCAGTGCGCCCACGCACTGGCCGCGATCCACCGCGCCGACTACCAGGACATCGGCGTGCCGCCGTCGGACCAACTCTCCGAGTGGCGCGACCGCCTCGACGAGATGGGCGACACCACAGCGACATTCGAGTGGGCGTTTCGATGGCTGGAGCGCAACCGGCCCGCACCGACGCCACAGGTGTTGGTGCACGGTGACTTCCGGATGGGCAACCTGATCGTCGACGACGACGGGCTGGCCGCGGTGCTGGACTGGGAACTCGTGCACGTCGGCGAGATTTACGAGGACCTGGCCTGGTTCTGCATCCGGGCGTGGCGCTTCGGCGCCCCCGAGGAACGCGGCGCCGGCGGCCTGGGCAGTGTGGAGAGCCTGCTGTGCGCCTACGAGTCGGCAGCGGGGGTGACGCTGGACCGGGACACGTTCCGGTGGTGGCTGACCGTGGCCACCCTGCGCTGGGGCGTCATCTGCCGCTACCAGGCCGAACGCCACCTGTCGGGGATGACGGAGTCGGTGGAGCTCGCCGCGATCGGACGTCGGGTCAGCGAAACCGAATGGGATGTCCTCGATCTGCTGGAAGGCGGTGGCCCGCGATGA